In one window of Methanoculleus chikugoensis DNA:
- the ppcA gene encoding phosphoenolpyruvate carboxylase, translating to MVRIPQCMSTQHPDNVNLPFFAESPELGGDDEVQEAYYAYSHLGCTEQMWDCEGKEVDNFVVRKLLSRYDTYFREKRLGRDVFLTLRVPNPEVETAEAKILLETLESIPRSFDTACLFYGDECPPIFEVILPMTASHAAIDNIYRYYTDIVVGKQERSLGEGGLTIADWIGRFRPNRINVIPLFEEMDHMLDAHTTVRRYLEGKDIADQRVFLARSDPAMNYGLVSAVLLNKIALLHIQEVSEETGTRIYPIIGVGSAPFRGGLSPGTVGRVTTEYPSVHTFTVQSAFKYDHPLEDVQNAVRRLEERRPGRPRPVDEAAALDLIGRYTQAYERRLGPLAPVINRVARYVPERRKRKLHIGLFGYARSTGGITLPRAIKFTAALYSIGLPPEVLGLDALDDADIGFLRDTYINFDEDLRAAARFLNTETGFVPRELAERVADLVDVEPDAEHAEITGEIARALRENETGRLSSLILSAAHRRRFLG from the coding sequence ATGGTACGGATACCGCAGTGCATGAGCACCCAGCACCCCGACAACGTCAACCTGCCGTTTTTTGCCGAGAGCCCGGAGCTCGGCGGCGACGACGAGGTCCAGGAGGCGTACTACGCCTACTCTCACCTGGGGTGCACCGAGCAGATGTGGGACTGCGAGGGAAAAGAGGTCGACAACTTCGTGGTCAGGAAACTCCTCTCCCGGTACGACACCTACTTCCGGGAGAAGAGGCTCGGCCGGGACGTCTTCCTGACGCTCCGGGTCCCGAACCCCGAGGTCGAGACGGCCGAGGCGAAGATACTCCTCGAGACGCTTGAGAGCATCCCGCGGTCGTTCGATACGGCGTGCCTCTTCTACGGGGACGAGTGTCCCCCGATATTCGAGGTGATCCTCCCGATGACGGCGTCTCACGCCGCTATCGATAATATCTATCGTTATTACACCGACATCGTCGTCGGGAAGCAGGAGAGAAGCCTTGGGGAAGGGGGCTTGACCATCGCGGACTGGATCGGGAGGTTCCGGCCGAACCGGATCAACGTGATCCCACTCTTTGAGGAGATGGACCATATGTTGGATGCGCATACCACGGTCAGGCGCTACCTCGAAGGCAAGGATATCGCCGACCAGCGCGTCTTCCTTGCCCGATCCGACCCGGCGATGAACTACGGGCTCGTCAGCGCGGTTCTTCTGAACAAGATCGCGCTCCTGCACATCCAGGAGGTCTCAGAGGAGACGGGGACACGGATCTATCCCATCATTGGGGTGGGTTCGGCGCCGTTTCGGGGCGGTCTCTCCCCGGGGACCGTCGGTCGGGTTACCACCGAGTACCCGAGCGTCCACACGTTCACCGTCCAGTCGGCATTCAAGTACGATCACCCGCTTGAGGATGTCCAGAATGCGGTCCGGAGGCTGGAGGAGCGAAGGCCCGGCCGCCCCCGGCCCGTCGACGAGGCAGCGGCTCTCGACCTGATCGGGAGGTATACCCAGGCATACGAGCGGCGGCTCGGGCCGCTTGCCCCCGTGATCAACCGGGTTGCCCGGTATGTGCCCGAGAGGCGGAAGCGGAAACTGCACATCGGCCTCTTCGGCTACGCCCGGAGCACCGGCGGGATCACCCTGCCGCGGGCGATCAAGTTCACCGCGGCCCTCTACTCGATCGGTCTCCCTCCCGAGGTTCTTGGCCTGGATGCGCTGGACGATGCGGACATCGGGTTTCTCAGGGACACCTACATCAACTTCGACGAGGACCTGAGGGCCGCCGCCCGGTTCCTCAATACGGAGACCGGTTTCGTCCCCCGGGAACTTGCGGAGAGGGTGGCCGACCTGGTGGATGTCGAACCGGACGCGGAGCATGCGGAGATCACGGGCGAGATCGCCCGGGCGCTCCGCGAGAACGAGACCGGGAGGTTGAGTTCGCTCATTCTCTCGGCCGCGCACCGGCGCAGGTTCCTGGGGTGA
- a CDS encoding MBL fold metallo-hydrolase, with amino-acid sequence MKADSRSTVGSAGGGRVLEQKTKSLAARSLPAVVAVPLGATTAFIVRDRNVLLVDTGNPGDEAAILAVMKQAGIRRDEVSLILVTHGHPENYGSADALRELTGAPVAVHEGDAAAVRLGVDGLRFPARVVPGLIRLVRERKVVSGPGGVEPDIIIEGIADLGAFGLRGRIVPTPGHTPGSVSVLLAGGTAIVGDLLSTLFPGGRPRLPFRIDDPAAARRSLLDLLAFGPERVYAARGGPWPGTEVWRWFDGGRTERKARE; translated from the coding sequence ATGAAGGCCGACAGTCGGAGTACGGTGGGTTCTGCCGGGGGCGGGCGGGTTCTGGAGCAGAAGACGAAGAGCCTCGCCGCCCGCTCTCTTCCGGCGGTCGTCGCCGTGCCGCTCGGCGCGACCACCGCGTTCATCGTCAGGGACCGGAATGTGCTCCTGGTCGATACCGGCAATCCCGGGGATGAGGCGGCCATCCTGGCCGTGATGAAGCAGGCGGGCATCAGGCGCGACGAGGTCTCGTTGATCCTGGTCACGCACGGGCATCCGGAGAATTACGGGAGTGCCGACGCGCTCCGGGAACTGACCGGCGCACCGGTCGCCGTTCACGAGGGCGATGCCGCTGCCGTCCGCCTCGGGGTCGACGGCCTGCGCTTCCCCGCCCGGGTCGTCCCGGGCCTGATCCGGCTTGTGCGCGAAAGGAAGGTCGTCTCCGGTCCGGGGGGTGTTGAGCCCGATATCATCATCGAGGGCATTGCCGACCTTGGGGCGTTTGGTCTCCGGGGCAGGATCGTCCCCACGCCGGGACATACCCCCGGCTCGGTATCGGTTCTCCTCGCCGGCGGCACCGCCATCGTCGGCGATCTCCTCTCCACCCTCTTCCCGGGCGGAAGACCCCGGTTGCCCTTCAGGATAGACGATCCCGCGGCGGCAAGGAGGAGCCTTCTGGATCTTCTTGCCTTCGGGCCGGAACGGGTTTATGCGGCACGCGGGGGGCCGTGGCCGGGAACGGAGGTGTGGAGATGGTTCGACGGCGGGAGGACGGAGCGGAAGGCCCGGGAATGA
- a CDS encoding elongation factor EF-2, whose protein sequence is MTRRKKMVERVTELMDKPEHIRNIGIVAHIDHGKTTLSDNLLAGAGMISEELAGRQLFMDSDEEEQARGITIDASNVSMVHEYGGEEYLINMIDTPGHVDFGGDVTRAMRAVDGAVVVVDAVEGTMPQTETVLRQALKEGVRPVLFINKVDRLVNELKVDEQEMQIRLAKVIDKVNKLIKGMNEKMYNEGWKLDAAKGTVSFGSALYNWAVSVPFMKKSGVSFKDVFEKCNSGDMKWLAKNSPLHAVLLDMVVKHLPNPLQAQDRRTHIIWHGDYNTAEGKAMVACDPNGPVCMMVTDISFDPHAGEVATGRLFSGTLRRGTECYIIGAAKRANRLAQVGIFMGAERIEVDELAAGNIAAVTGLKDAIVGSTVTTLIEMTPFESLKHYSEPVMTVAVEAKSMKDLPKLVEVLRQVAKEDPTVQVSINEETGEHLISGMGELHLEIITGRIKRDKGVEIITSPPIVVYRETATGTAGPVEGKSPNRHNRFYIELEPMDPAIVKLIQEGEVSMHQQAVERRDILAAAGMDKEEAKNIKAIEGSNMFIDMTKGIQYLNETMELVLDGWREALRGGPLADELVQNLKIRLVDVKLHEDAIHRGPAQVIPAVRSAVKAGILMAGDSLLEPIQKIQITVPSDQMGAATSQIQGRRGQVFDMLSEGDTMTIVGRAPVAELFGFAGDIRSATEGRAMWSTEFAGFELVPSGIVNDVVKAIRKRKGLKEQLPRPDDYLA, encoded by the coding sequence ATGACCCGACGAAAGAAGATGGTAGAGCGGGTGACGGAGCTGATGGACAAGCCGGAGCACATCCGGAACATCGGTATCGTCGCCCACATCGATCACGGAAAGACAACACTCTCAGACAACCTGCTCGCCGGCGCGGGCATGATCAGTGAGGAGCTTGCCGGCCGGCAGCTCTTCATGGACTCCGACGAGGAGGAACAGGCACGCGGTATCACCATCGATGCGAGCAACGTCTCGATGGTTCACGAGTACGGCGGGGAAGAGTATCTCATCAACATGATCGATACCCCCGGCCACGTGGATTTCGGCGGTGACGTGACCCGCGCCATGCGTGCGGTGGACGGCGCCGTCGTTGTGGTGGACGCGGTCGAAGGCACCATGCCCCAGACGGAGACGGTGCTCCGGCAGGCCCTCAAAGAGGGTGTCCGCCCGGTTCTCTTCATCAACAAGGTCGACCGGCTGGTCAACGAACTCAAGGTGGACGAGCAGGAGATGCAGATCCGCCTTGCGAAGGTGATCGACAAGGTCAACAAGTTGATCAAGGGCATGAACGAGAAGATGTACAACGAGGGCTGGAAGCTCGATGCCGCGAAGGGCACCGTCTCCTTCGGCTCCGCGCTCTACAACTGGGCCGTCTCCGTCCCCTTCATGAAGAAGAGCGGGGTCTCGTTCAAGGACGTCTTTGAGAAGTGCAACTCCGGCGACATGAAGTGGCTGGCAAAGAACAGCCCGCTGCACGCCGTCCTCCTCGACATGGTGGTCAAACATCTGCCGAACCCCCTTCAGGCCCAGGACCGGCGTACCCATATCATCTGGCACGGGGACTACAACACCGCCGAGGGCAAGGCCATGGTCGCCTGCGACCCGAACGGACCTGTCTGCATGATGGTCACCGATATCTCGTTCGACCCGCACGCGGGCGAGGTCGCCACCGGCCGTCTCTTCTCGGGGACGCTCCGCCGGGGCACCGAGTGCTACATCATAGGTGCGGCGAAGCGCGCGAACCGTCTCGCTCAGGTCGGCATCTTCATGGGTGCCGAGCGGATCGAGGTGGACGAGCTGGCCGCCGGTAACATCGCCGCCGTGACGGGCTTAAAAGACGCCATCGTCGGTTCGACCGTCACGACGCTCATTGAGATGACTCCCTTCGAGTCGCTGAAGCACTACTCGGAGCCGGTCATGACCGTCGCCGTCGAGGCGAAGAGCATGAAGGATCTCCCGAAACTCGTCGAGGTTCTCCGCCAGGTGGCGAAGGAGGACCCGACGGTGCAGGTCTCGATCAACGAGGAGACCGGCGAGCACCTGATCAGCGGCATGGGCGAGCTCCATCTCGAGATCATCACCGGCCGTATCAAGCGCGACAAGGGCGTCGAGATCATCACCTCTCCGCCGATCGTCGTCTACCGCGAGACGGCCACGGGCACTGCAGGCCCGGTCGAAGGAAAGTCGCCGAACCGCCACAACCGGTTCTATATCGAGCTCGAACCGATGGACCCCGCGATCGTGAAACTGATCCAGGAGGGCGAGGTCTCGATGCACCAGCAGGCGGTCGAGCGGCGTGACATTCTCGCTGCTGCCGGCATGGACAAGGAGGAGGCCAAGAACATCAAGGCGATCGAGGGCAGCAACATGTTCATCGACATGACGAAGGGTATCCAGTACCTCAACGAGACGATGGAACTGGTCCTCGACGGATGGCGCGAAGCGCTCCGCGGCGGCCCGCTCGCCGACGAGCTGGTCCAGAACCTGAAGATCCGGCTGGTGGACGTGAAACTCCACGAGGACGCCATCCACCGTGGTCCCGCGCAGGTCATCCCGGCGGTCAGGAGCGCCGTCAAGGCAGGCATCCTGATGGCCGGCGACTCGCTCCTCGAACCGATCCAGAAGATCCAGATCACCGTCCCGAGCGACCAGATGGGTGCAGCAACCTCGCAGATCCAGGGTCGGCGCGGTCAGGTCTTCGACATGCTGAGTGAAGGCGACACGATGACGATCGTCGGCAGGGCCCCGGTCGCCGAACTCTTCGGGTTTGCCGGAGATATCCGGTCCGCCACCGAAGGCCGTGCGATGTGGAGCACCGAGTTCGCCGGGTTCGAACTGGTCCCCTCCGGTATCGTGAACGACGTGGTTAAGGCTATCCGCAAGCGCAAGGGCTTGAAGGAACAGCTCCCGCGTCCGGACGACTACCTGGCGTAA
- a CDS encoding 30S ribosomal protein S7: MVEAAEAGAGAQQLLFNRWDMSEVEIQDPSLARYVNLHTMIVPHSCGKLVGQQFNKSNMLIVERLINKIMQTENNTGKKELAIRIVRDAFEIINKKTKKNPVQVLVDAVANTGPREETVRLKYGGINVPKSVDTAPQRRVDTALRFITAGVLQASHKKKKSVSEALAEELIAAANGDTRSYAVSKKEERERIAKAAR; encoded by the coding sequence ATGGTAGAAGCAGCAGAAGCGGGGGCAGGGGCACAGCAACTCCTCTTCAACCGCTGGGACATGAGCGAGGTGGAGATCCAGGATCCGAGCCTTGCCCGCTACGTGAACCTGCACACGATGATCGTGCCGCACTCCTGTGGCAAGCTCGTCGGCCAGCAGTTCAACAAGAGCAACATGCTGATCGTCGAGCGGCTGATCAACAAGATAATGCAGACCGAGAACAACACCGGCAAGAAGGAACTCGCCATCCGCATCGTCCGGGACGCCTTCGAGATCATCAACAAGAAGACGAAGAAGAACCCGGTCCAGGTGCTGGTGGACGCAGTCGCGAACACCGGGCCCCGCGAGGAGACCGTCCGGCTGAAGTACGGCGGCATCAACGTCCCGAAGTCGGTCGATACCGCTCCCCAGCGCCGTGTCGACACCGCGCTCCGGTTCATCACCGCCGGTGTCCTGCAGGCGAGCCACAAGAAGAAGAAGAGCGTGAGCGAAGCGCTTGCCGAAGAACTGATTGCAGCCGCGAACGGCGACACCCGTTCCTACGCCGTCTCGAAGAAAGAAGAAAGAGAGCGTATCGCAAAGGCTGCTCGCTAA
- a CDS encoding 30S ribosomal protein S12: MGNGKFAARKLKRDANNNRWHDTNYARRQLGLDVKADPLEGAPQGRGIVLEKVGVEAKQPNSAIRKCVRVQLIKNGRQVTAFAVGDGAINFIDEHDEVEIEGIGGRLGRSKGDIPGVRFVVTKVNNVSLHEMVVGRKEKPRR; this comes from the coding sequence ATGGGAAATGGAAAATTTGCAGCCCGAAAACTGAAGCGCGACGCAAATAATAACCGGTGGCATGACACCAACTACGCGCGTCGTCAGCTCGGGCTCGATGTAAAAGCTGACCCCCTTGAGGGAGCGCCGCAGGGTCGCGGGATCGTTCTCGAGAAGGTGGGTGTCGAGGCAAAGCAGCCGAACTCTGCGATCAGGAAGTGCGTCCGCGTACAGCTGATCAAGAACGGTCGTCAGGTAACCGCGTTCGCCGTCGGCGACGGTGCCATCAACTTCATCGACGAGCACGATGAAGTCGAGATCGAGGGCATCGGCGGCAGACTGGGCAGGTCGAAAGGTGATATCCCCGGCGTCCGGTTCGTCGTGACCAAGGTGAACAACGTCAGCCTGCACGAGATGGTCGTGGGCCGCAAGGAGAAGCCGCGGAGGTAA
- a CDS encoding 6-pyruvoyl trahydropterin synthase family protein — protein MTTRIYKEVFFEATHRLIHYRGKCFRLHGHQWRVEVWIEGATDGRTGIVLDYNCIKEVVGRFDHQVILNRDDPMAACIEEFHPVVTTDGDPTSEHLAGLLAEMIDAEAARQGHDARVAKIRVWESTTCYAERTYDRQ, from the coding sequence ATGACAACCCGGATATACAAAGAGGTTTTTTTCGAGGCGACCCACCGCCTGATCCATTACCGGGGGAAGTGTTTCCGGCTGCACGGCCACCAGTGGCGCGTGGAAGTCTGGATCGAAGGGGCGACCGATGGACGCACGGGGATTGTGCTCGACTACAACTGCATCAAAGAGGTCGTCGGGCGGTTCGACCACCAGGTGATCCTGAACAGGGACGACCCCATGGCGGCGTGCATCGAGGAGTTCCACCCGGTCGTCACCACCGATGGCGACCCGACAAGCGAGCACCTCGCAGGGCTGCTAGCGGAGATGATCGACGCCGAGGCCGCGCGGCAGGGACACGACGCTCGCGTCGCGAAGATCCGGGTCTGGGAGTCGACGACCTGCTACGCAGAGCGCACCTATGATCGTCAGTGA
- a CDS encoding 7-carboxy-7-deazaguanine synthase QueE has translation MIVSEIFRSLQGEGKNQGRPCTFVRLAGCNLRCAWCDTPYAYEGREEMSVAQILDRVWLLRGTHICITGGEPLLQREEVLKLLEKFRLHGYTVEIETNGTCDFREMQAYASICMDVKCPSSGEKSDLSLLPYITPRDCVKFVVADEDDLLYARAVTARYEIRGEVFISPVEGSDYRAVADYIVEENLPVRFQVQLHKILGVK, from the coding sequence ATGATCGTCAGTGAGATTTTCCGGAGCCTCCAGGGGGAGGGGAAGAACCAGGGCCGGCCCTGCACGTTCGTCCGGCTCGCCGGGTGCAACCTCAGGTGCGCCTGGTGCGACACCCCTTACGCCTATGAAGGCAGGGAAGAGATGAGTGTTGCGCAGATCCTCGACCGGGTCTGGCTGCTCCGCGGGACGCATATCTGCATCACCGGCGGGGAGCCGCTCCTGCAGCGGGAGGAGGTGCTCAAACTCCTCGAAAAGTTCCGCCTGCACGGGTATACCGTCGAGATCGAGACGAACGGCACCTGCGACTTCCGCGAGATGCAGGCTTATGCCTCCATCTGCATGGACGTGAAATGCCCCTCGTCCGGAGAGAAGAGCGATCTCTCGCTCCTTCCCTACATCACCCCGCGCGACTGCGTCAAGTTCGTGGTGGCGGACGAAGACGACCTCCTCTACGCCCGGGCGGTGACAGCACGCTACGAGATCCGGGGCGAAGTCTTCATCTCGCCGGTGGAGGGTTCCGACTACCGTGCCGTCGCGGACTACATCGTCGAGGAGAACCTCCCGGTGAGGTTCCAGGTGCAGCTCCACAAGATCCTGGGGGTAAAATGA
- the queC gene encoding 7-cyano-7-deazaguanine synthase QueC: protein MKRAVCLLSGGMDSTTLAYVAKDMGYDIIALHFTYGQRTEEKERECARAVAKRLDALDFVEIGLEYFRAIGASSLTDTSIPVEEYAGEEESVPSTYVPFRNANLLAIATSLAEARRAEAIFIGVQTADYPGYPDCRPEFIEAFQRAVDLGTAADPRITLMTPFVRMSKVDIVRTGLALGVPYELTWSCYQKNDRACGVCSSCHYRREAFRELGLEDPIEYEV from the coding sequence ATGAAGAGAGCGGTATGCCTTCTCTCGGGCGGCATGGACTCCACCACGCTCGCCTACGTCGCGAAGGATATGGGCTACGATATCATCGCGCTCCACTTCACCTACGGCCAGCGGACGGAGGAAAAAGAGCGGGAGTGCGCCCGCGCCGTCGCGAAAAGACTCGATGCGCTCGACTTCGTCGAGATCGGCCTCGAATACTTCAGAGCAATCGGGGCATCGAGCCTGACGGATACCTCGATACCGGTCGAGGAGTATGCCGGCGAGGAAGAGAGCGTCCCGAGCACGTATGTGCCCTTCCGCAACGCCAACCTCCTCGCCATCGCGACCAGCCTCGCGGAAGCCCGCCGGGCGGAGGCGATATTCATCGGCGTCCAGACCGCCGACTACCCGGGTTATCCTGACTGCCGGCCGGAGTTCATCGAGGCGTTTCAGCGGGCGGTCGACCTCGGCACGGCGGCGGATCCGCGGATCACCCTGATGACGCCGTTCGTCCGGATGTCGAAGGTGGATATCGTCAGGACGGGGCTCGCGCTCGGCGTCCCCTACGAACTGACCTGGTCGTGCTACCAGAAGAACGATCGGGCCTGCGGGGTCTGCTCCTCCTGCCACTACCGGCGGGAGGCGTTCCGCGAACTCGGGCTCGAAGACCCGATCGAGTACGAGGTGTGA